A genomic segment from Nicotiana sylvestris chromosome 1, ASM39365v2, whole genome shotgun sequence encodes:
- the LOC104217858 gene encoding acyl carrier protein 1, chloroplastic-like, translating to MASFAISSLSCSFKQNQVHLKGSSLSVKGVSFPSLRLKPATRRFSITCAAKPETVDKVCEIVKKQLALTDDKVVNGESKFTALGADSLDTVEIVMGLEEAFGITVEEENAQTIATVQDAADLIEDLISKKA from the exons ATGGCTTCTTTCGCCATCTCTTCCCTTTCCTGCTCCTTCAAGCAGAATCAG GTGCATTTGAAGGGTTCTTCTCTTTCTGTTAAGGGAGTGAGCTTCCCTTCTCTCAGGTTGAAGCCAGCTACTCGTCGCTTCAGCATTACCTGTGCG GCTAAACCCGAGACAGTCGACAAAGTGTGTGAAATTGTGAAGAAACAACTGGCTCTTACTGACGATAAGGTAGTCAATGGAGAGTCAAAATTTACAGCACTTGGTGCTGATTCTCTTGACACG GTTGAGATTGTCATGGGACTTGAGGAAGCGTTTGGAATCACCGTGGAAGAAGAGAATGCACAGACTATTGCAACAGTTCAAGATGCTGCTGACTTAATTGAGGATCTCATATCCAAGAAAGCTTAA